The Alphaproteobacteria bacterium genome window below encodes:
- a CDS encoding DUF4917 family protein, translating to MIDIYSKPMLIREYYISDFLTSFHNVYTVNYDPFTYLAISRIIKKKGRKYTDCILFDGNYLDYNNSEDRVISRLNDSSTRKLLYLHGGFHLFIRESGIIRYYRTNNDFRRTVRNLFKTKEEQPLLVFEVNSERKQEIINNNNFLKAAHEHLKVSKGKLLIFGMSFRNDNHILKLLSESNAEKIFITFFQKHEYKYFFKLLADNGYHNFIQRIYPYKISKHSKHILWEKARRTPFEKKLLRWDNYGLNLI from the coding sequence ATGATAGATATATATAGTAAGCCCATGTTAATAAGGGAATATTATATATCGGATTTTCTAACAAGCTTCCATAATGTTTATACCGTTAACTATGATCCTTTCACATACTTGGCAATTTCGAGAATTATTAAGAAAAAAGGCAGAAAATATACCGATTGTATATTATTTGATGGAAACTATTTAGATTATAATAACTCCGAAGACAGAGTTATTAGCCGCTTAAATGATTCGAGCACTAGAAAGCTTCTTTATTTGCATGGTGGGTTTCATTTATTCATTAGAGAATCAGGTATAATAAGGTATTACAGGACTAATAACGACTTTCGTAGAACGGTTCGAAACCTTTTCAAAACCAAGGAAGAACAGCCATTATTAGTATTTGAAGTTAATTCTGAGCGTAAGCAAGAAATAATTAACAATAATAATTTTTTAAAAGCTGCTCATGAGCATCTTAAAGTTTCTAAAGGAAAACTCTTAATATTTGGGATGTCATTTAGAAATGATAATCATATTCTGAAATTGCTTTCGGAAAGTAACGCTGAAAAAATTTTCATTACATTCTTCCAGAAACATGAATACAAATATTTTTTTAAATTGTTAGCCGATAACGGATATCATAACTTTATCCAAAGAATATATCCTTACAAAATATCAAAGCATAGTAAACACATTCTTTGGGAGAAAGCTAGAAGAACACCATTTGAGAAGAAGTTGTTGCGATGGGATAATTATGGATTAAATTTAATATAA